From the Nymphalis io chromosome 1, ilAglIoxx1.1, whole genome shotgun sequence genome, one window contains:
- the LOC126770926 gene encoding DNA helicase MCM8: MRRNWRGRYKNNWNRNKTNNTSDNRSLNNSTSSSLLLSSASRSSRAPANQLPIVIPIYPDKNAWKLYFPSQEQSSNQEIAKNIESFHAYIEKNRSLFDLEKIDQTRSVSLDVQSLINDIDFKNAWSAFQNDLFENPETTLRILEYSLHETLKCESRIRVRILNYEPIIPIANLKVNYFGKLVTIKGTVIRVGSVGLICTSMAFECSSCHSTQAVMQPQGVFTAPNNCQSCKTGHKFEPLQSSPFTNTTDWQIAKIQEIQSQSLSGTIPRTVEIELQGDLVGSACPGDVLCVTGIVQVRGESKGGEDGRRAARLLQLYVEAVSIHSQRNLSNPTLSFTLKDYYAIQEIHASDNVFRLLVHSLCPTIFGQEAVKAGLLLGLFGGTEFENGTRSNPHVLIVGDPGLGKSQLLQAAAHAAPRGVYVCGASASAGGLTVALGREPGGDFALEAGALVLADKGVCCVDELDKMCAHHSSLLEAMEQRRVSVAKGGVVCSLAARATVLAAANPRAGSYCRSKTVAENLKLNSALLSRFDLVFILLDQPDEKIDAMLSEHVLALHSGAKRKKMADAGTSNINLSIDSSQSDGDVSLSKKLRLKPGEVIDSLPLVLLRKYIAYAKRYVHPKLSTDAANVLQDFYLELRHKQQSNDGAPITTRQLEACIRLTQARARVDLREEATVQDANDVISLVKHSLMDTFSDEFGNIELSRSINGSGVSSRNKVKRFLDVLRHRSHKLSKDVFSRQELIQIHKSAAIAGDPNDLIEAMHIHSYLLLKGSNTYQLVAI; the protein is encoded by the exons atgcgTCGTAATTGGAGAggtcgttataaaaataattggaacCGAAATAAGACAAATAATACTTCCGACAACCGCAGCCTTAACAATTCAACATCATCGTCTTTATTGTTATCAAGTGCATCTAGGTCTTCAAGAGCTCCAGCAAATCAATTACCTATTGTAATACCCATATACCCTGATAAAAATGCTTGGAAACTATATTTTCCATCTCAAG AGCAATCTTCAAATCAAGAAATAGCTAAAAATATAGAAAGCTTCCACGcatacatagaaaaaaatagaAGTTTATTCGATTTAGAAAAAATTGACCAGACACGCAGTGTGTCTTTGGATGTTCAAAGTTTAATTAATGACATAGATTTTAAAAATGCTTGGTCTGCctttcaaaatgatttatttgaaaaccCAGAGACAACTCTAAGGATTTTGGAATATAGTTTACATgag ACACTCAAATGTGAATCTCGCATAAGAGTTAGAATATTGAACTATGAACCAATTATTCCAATtgcaaatttaaaagttaattattttg gAAAACTAGTAACAATAAAAGGCACTGTTATAAGGGTAGGCAGTGTTGGCCTTATATGCACTTCAATGGCTTTTGAATGTTCTAGTTGTCATAGTACACAAGCTGTGATGCAACCTCAAGGTGTATTTACAG cTCCAAATAACTGCCAAAGTTGTAAGACTGGCCATAAATTTGAACCATTGCAATCTTCACCATTCACTAATACCACTGATTGGCAAATAGCTAAAATACAAGAGATACAATCAcag AGCTTGTCAGGAACTATACCAAGAACTGTAGAAATAGAACTTCAAGGTGATTTGGTTGGTAGTGCATGTCCTGGGGATGTCCTTTGTGTTACTGGTATAGTACAg GTTCGTGGCGAAAGCAAAGGTGGTGAAGACGGCCGGAGAGCTGCTAGACTACTACAGTTATATGTAGAGGCAGTTTCCATACATAGTCAGAGAAATCTCAGTAATCCAACATTATCTTTTactttaaaagattattatgcAATTCAG gAGATTCATGCTTCGGACAATGTATTTAGACTTTTAGTTCATTCCCTATGCCCTACAATATTCGGCCAAGAGGCCGTTAAAGCTGGTCTTCTATTAGGCCTTTTCGGCGGAACCGAGTTTGAGAATGGCACGAGGTCAAACCCTCACGTGTTAATCGTCGGAGATCCTGGGCTAGGAAAGTCACAATTATTGCAAGCTGCTGCGCACGCTGCTCCTAGAG GCGTCTACGTGTGTGGGGCGTCCGCTTCAGCCGGAGGTCTAACGGTAGCTTTGGGCCGAGAACCCGGCGGTGACTTCGCCCTCGAGGCTGGTGCTCTGGTATTAGCCGATAAAGGTGTTTGCTGTGTCGACGAACTGGACAAG ATGTGCGCGCACCACAGCAGCCTGCTGGAGGCGATGGAGCAGCGGCGCGTGAGCGTGGCGAAGGGCGGCGTGGTGTGCAGCCTGGCCGCGCGCGCCACCGTGCTGGCCGCCGCCAACCCGCGCGCCGGCTCCTACTGCAG ATCAAAAACAGTTGCTGAAAACCTAAAACTTAACTCGGCGCTATTGTCAAGATTCGATCTAGTTTTCATATTGCTAGATCAACCTGATGAg aaaATTGATGCAATGTTATCGGAACATGTTTTGGCTCTACATTCGGGagcaaagagaaaaaaaatggcAGACGCTGGaacaagtaatattaatttaagtatagaCTCCAGTCAAAGTGATGGTGATGTTTCTCTAAG taaaaAACTACGTCTCAAACCTGGCGAAGTAATCGACAGTTTACCATTAGTATTACTACGGAAGTATATTGCATACGCTAAAAGATACGTCCATCCTAAACTGAGCACGGACGCCGCGAATGTTCTAcaagatttttatttagaacttCGTCACAAACAACAAAGCAATGACGGTGCACCTATAACAACGCGACAACTTGAAGCTTGTATTAGACTCACACag GCTAGAGCTAGAGTTGACTTAAGAGAAGAAGCAACTGTTCAAGATGCTAATGATGTAATTAGTTTAGTAAAACACAGCTTAATGGACACATTTAGTGATGAATTTGGTAATATAGAATTATCACGTTCAATCAATGGATCTGGAGTTAGTTCTCGGAATAAg GTTAAAAGATTTTTAGATGTGTTAAGACATCGATCACACAAATTGAGTAAAGATGTATTCAGTAGACAGGAGTtgatacaaatacataaatcgGCTGCTATTGCTGGCGACCCAAATGATCTAATTGAAGCAATGCACATTCATTCCTACTTGCTCCTAAAAGGATCCAATACTTATCAATTAGTTgccatttaa
- the LOC126770933 gene encoding protein-cysteine N-palmitoyltransferase Rasp — protein sequence MKFTLPSTELYIYFCLWIFANLFSLYKLIEVQRDILEKDTELLLNLSDLQQGWSSLSRLKDGSDIEWSSWKYFLHTSWHYLIFQFVISELIREVCSYILKYWYILSSIIFITSYMGFRQLVIIFAQPFIYAMILICGGRKLSIWITSIFLLLSYNSLKYKYYFWNFLDHEEMQDEEVYLILFSVAWIELRCISFCLDYVEDKTTTVLTLNEAVNMFSYILYLPLLYMGPIILYEEFQKSFTSKREKLKTRLKQFAIDITIFKFYTFILDLCFHYIYFFAMQNNMQLIRKLPTIALCGGGLWMGLEFHMKYVISYGSTGAFSRLDNMDPPPTPRCIARIHVYSQMWRHFDVGLYRFLVKYIYKPGYGVLCKFDILPKIIYKLIASLATFLFIFLWHGTVWHILIWSVLNYLGVTLEYIGQVISKHNIYEKFRVNILKTKAMEVRFIAFLCSPLLALSAISNFYLFAGSEVGNLFFECFSQPSLLNSFILILSLYCCCHVSMALENVQSRGTCVKNK from the exons ATGAAATTTACTCTTCCATCTActgaattatacatttatttttgcttaTGGATATTTGCGAATTTattctctttatataaattaatagaagtTCAAAGAG ATATTTTAGAGAAAGATACAGAATTACTTCTTAATTTAAGTGATTTACAACAAGGTTGGAGTTCCCTATCGAGGCTTAAAGATGGCTCTGATATTGAATGGAGCAGCTGGAAATATTTTCTTCACACTTCCTGGCACTACTTGATATTCCAATTTGTAATTTCTGAATTAATACGTGAAGTATGTAGTTATATTCTcaaatattggtatatattatCTAGTATAATTTTCATCACAAGTTATATGGGATTTAGacaattagtaataatttttgCTCAACCTTTTATATATGCTATGATATTGATTTGTGGAGGAAGAAAATTAAGTATTTGGATTACAagcatatttttactattaagttACAActctttaaaatacaaatattatttttggaatTTTTTGGACCATGAAGAAATGCAAGATGAAGAGgtatatctaattttatttagtgtAGCCTGGATTGAACTTCGTTGCATAAGTTTTTGTTTAGATTATGTTGAAGATAAAACTACAACAGTATTGACTTTAAATGAAGCAGTAAAtatgtttagttatatattgTACTTACCTCTGCTATACATGGGTCCAATTATTCTATATGAAGAATttcaaaaaagttttacaagcaaaagagaaaaattaaaaacaagactGAAGCAATTTGCTAttgatataacaatttttaaattttacacatttattttggatttatgttttcattatatatatttctttgcaATGCAAAATAATATGCAG ttgataAGAAAGCTACCAACAATTGCTCTCTGCGGTGGTGGACTCTGGATGGGATTAGAGTTTCACATGAAATATGTAATATCATATGGCAGTACAGGAGCATTTTCTAGACTTGATAATATGGACCCACCACCGACACCTAGGTGCATTGCAAGAATTCATGTTTATTCTCAGATGTGGAGACATTTCGATGTGGGTCTCTACAGATTTTTAGTAAA ATATATATACAAGCCTGGTTATGGGGTGTTATGTAAATTTGACATATTACCAAAGATCATTTACAAGCTGATAGCATCACTTGCTACattcctatttatttttttgtggcATGGAACTGTGTGGCACATACTTATTTGGTCTGTATTGAATTATTTAGGAGTCACATTAGAATATATAGGTCAAGTTATTtcgaaacataatatatacgaaaaatttagagtaaacattttaaaaactaaagcCATGGAGGTacgttttattgcttttttatgtTCACCGTTACTAGCTCTTTCAGccatttcaaatttttatttatttgctggAAGCGAAGTTgggaatttattttttgaatgtttttctCAACCATCacttttaaattcttttatattaattttatctttatattgttGTTGTCATGTATCTATGGCACTGGAAAATGTTCAATCTAGAGGCACTTgtgtaaaaaacaaataa
- the LOC126770993 gene encoding endoribonuclease CG2145-like, with translation MEILRFICIAFVFISQTKTCICRDHRYNPSNDFLLHEAGTIPSNDKNSYNLNFPSLSPSKPTQTTLTANINNVPATKPQTSGKRDYVAPQRPSTLPTSTSKPPINTFTNSGSSSHTPKRDYVAEFPTLKPIGTTSKHSITTPMPSTPPKRDYVAPNLPSSNNKNTNSMTGKVKDLINFYDSKHPSGPTQKPSYSSVINGPKGNQTPTLSTVNTPKPMSFSSVVSGSNKPTSTYKVTTPATAGGRPGVANNNAPTKRPGSPVLPSSIISNQGQGTNSNNPSDAELQTMSEELLRKDINNAAKYVTVNYQEKTTSLSKEDKAPLPLLTISAEVWNMTTVQKFTPLLDNYERDTLVNEYVTSQERNEENAFMDVIMATSVFRHLMNFLKDKGYVTPDPKQQRDFIKQMWFGLYSRGKGKISSSGFEHVFVSELKNNEVSGLHNWIYFSKEELANRINYLGYLKYVELNGKGAVLKMHFNQQGVDKPVDSMFIGTSPELEMALYTLCFVTRADKDCKLKLGTKDVEIVTHNFRYRSKNYIGSAYPQI, from the exons atggaAATTCtaagatttatttgtattgcATTTGTGTTTATTTCTCAAACAAAAACAT gCATATGTAGAGACCACCGCTATAATCCTAGCAACGATTTTTTACTTCACGAAGCAGGGACTATTCcatcaaatgataaaaatagttataatttgaattttccaAGCTTATCTCCGTCAAAACCTACTCAAACTACTCTGACCGCAAATATCAACAATGTTCCCGCTACCAAACCCCAAACTTCTGGAAAACGTGACTATGTTGCACCTCAACGTCCATCCACTCTGCCAACATCCACGTCTAAGCCTCCTATTAATACGTTTACCAACTCTGGATCTTCTTCGCATACTCCTAAAAGGGATTATGTAGCTGAATTCCCTACCTTAAAGCCTATAGGCACCACATCAAAACATTCAATCACGACCCCAATGCCTTCAACTCCACCAAAAAGAGACTATGTAGCGCCAAACCTACCatcttcaaataataaaaacactaatTCAATGACAGGAAAAGTAAAAGATCTCATTAACTTTTATGATAGTAAGCACCCAAGCGGACCGACACAAAAGCCAAGTTACAGTTCCGTTATAAATGGACCCAAAGGCAACCAAACACCAACTTTGTCTACAGTTAACACTCCAAAACCGATGAGCTTCAGTTCAGTTGTATCAGGTTCGAATAAGCCCACATCCACGTATAAAGTTACGACACCCGCTACTGCTGGTGGAAGACCTGGTGTTGCAAATAACAATGCACCCACAAAGCGACCAGGGAGTCCTGTTTTACCTAGTTCCATAATTAGTAATCAAGGTCAAGGCACAAATTCAAATAATCCAAGCGATGCGGAATTACAAACTATGAGTGAAGAATTGCTCcgaaaagatataaataatgcaGCTAAATATGTAACGGTTAATTATCAAGAAAAAACAACATCACTTTCGAAAGAAGATAAGGCTCCTTTACC ATTACTCACTATTTCAGCCGAAGTATGGAATATGACGACAGTACAAAAATTCACACCTCTATTGGATAACTACGAAAGAGATACTTTAGTCAATGAATATGTAACATCACAG GAGAGAAATGAAGAGAACGCTTTCATGGACGTCATTATGGCTACAAGTGTATTTCGCCATTTGATGAATTTCTTAAAAGATAAAG gataTGTCACCCCAGATCCGAAACAACAAAGAGATTTTATAAAGCAAATGTGGTTTGGGTTATATTCCCGAGGTAAAGGAAAAATAAGTAGTTCAGGCTTCGAACACGTATTTGTGTCTgagcttaaaaataatgaagtttCAG gttTACACAATTGGATTTATTTCTCAAAAGAAGAATTAGCAAACCGAATCAATTATTTAGGATACTTGAAATATGTAGAACTTAATggc AAAGGTGCTGTTCTCAAAATGCACTTCAACCAGCAAGGTGTAGACAAACCAGTAGATAGTATGTTCATAGGGACATCGCCTGAATTGGAAATGGCACTTTATACTTTATGTTTTGTTACGCGAGCTGATAAAGACTGTAAACTAAAACTTGGAACAAAAGACGTTGAAATCGTTACACATAACTTTAGATACCGCAGTAAAAACTACATCGGCAGTGCATATCcacagatataa